In Candidatus Contubernalis alkalaceticus, the following proteins share a genomic window:
- a CDS encoding FHA domain-containing protein, which produces MEPLTRCANGHYYDSKKHTSCPFCGVQSLDIDIQKTMAKRPGTTGGNIGVTRPKGGSQGAEEGKTVGIFRKKLGIDPVVGWLVSVKGPERGRDYRITSERNFIGRSEKMDICIAEDETISRENHAVVSYNPKNNSFRLFPGDSKGLVYLNDEEVITPEPLKSFDVIELGQTSLMFVPFCSENFQWKKEEEE; this is translated from the coding sequence ATGGAGCCGCTGACAAGATGTGCCAATGGGCATTATTATGATTCAAAGAAGCATACCTCCTGTCCATTTTGTGGGGTACAGAGCCTTGATATAGATATTCAAAAAACTATGGCCAAAAGGCCGGGAACTACCGGTGGAAATATCGGGGTAACCAGGCCTAAAGGGGGGTCCCAAGGGGCAGAAGAAGGGAAAACTGTAGGGATATTTCGCAAGAAGTTAGGTATAGATCCCGTGGTCGGTTGGTTGGTGTCGGTAAAAGGCCCTGAGAGAGGTCGGGATTACCGTATTACCTCTGAAAGAAACTTTATTGGAAGATCAGAAAAAATGGATATCTGTATTGCTGAAGATGAAACCATTTCCCGGGAAAATCATGCGGTGGTCAGCTATAATCCTAAAAATAATTCTTTCAGGTTATTCCCTGGGGACAGCAAAGGCCTGGTTTATTTAAATGATGAAGAGGTGATTACCCCAGAGCCTTTGAAATCTTTTGATGTCATTGAGTTGGGGCAGACCAGTCTAATGTTTGTGCCTTTCTGCAGCGAAAATTTCCAATGGAAAAAAGAAGAAGAGGAATAA
- a CDS encoding Ig-like domain-containing protein gives MLVIILLFILYPASSLAQTEVRVTGVRLNHNSLIMEPGSTEILYAVVSPNNATNKEISWSTSDPMVIQVTDLGDIPAYRNAAEIKALSPGRATVTVITEEGRKRVDCQVEVIVPVTSISLKTTEITLSPSQELWLQAQVEPRDATNQQLTWSSTNPAVAFVDANGLVKAKKAGEARIVIRAVEDDTLTAYCNVTVSDTAVTAERDLERTEDPELVEQPQELVPELQPEPKQGGSLPVIGLAAGAVIILGLIVFFIWRGQGQRSAAAVPPAGSEQFKPRPFIMGISGQFAGQRFDLVRGRLVIGRDSSSQLVYPTSQEEISRKHCTVMYDEAAQKFILEDSSSNGTYLSSGERLFPGEQYQLNWGERFYLAQPGELFETKVE, from the coding sequence GTGTTAGTTATTATCTTATTATTCATTCTTTATCCCGCTTCCAGCCTGGCGCAGACGGAGGTGCGGGTTACCGGGGTCAGGCTTAACCACAACAGCCTGATTATGGAGCCGGGCTCAACAGAAATTCTTTATGCGGTTGTCTCACCCAACAACGCAACAAACAAGGAGATAAGCTGGTCTACCAGTGACCCTATGGTGATTCAGGTGACGGACTTGGGGGATATCCCTGCTTATCGTAATGCTGCTGAGATCAAGGCGCTGTCTCCAGGAAGGGCGACTGTAACTGTTATCACTGAAGAAGGCAGGAAAAGGGTAGATTGTCAGGTTGAGGTTATAGTACCTGTCACCAGTATAAGCCTTAAGACAACAGAGATTACCCTGTCCCCCTCCCAGGAGTTGTGGCTTCAGGCTCAGGTGGAACCCCGGGACGCTACCAATCAGCAGCTCACCTGGTCATCAACGAATCCTGCTGTTGCTTTTGTGGATGCAAATGGATTGGTAAAGGCTAAAAAGGCCGGTGAGGCCCGTATTGTCATTAGAGCAGTTGAAGATGATACGTTAACTGCATACTGCAACGTTACTGTTTCCGATACTGCTGTTACCGCGGAAAGGGATTTGGAGCGGACTGAGGATCCAGAACTGGTGGAGCAGCCTCAGGAGCTCGTGCCAGAACTGCAGCCAGAACCGAAGCAGGGAGGTAGTTTGCCCGTAATTGGGTTGGCTGCGGGGGCAGTAATTATATTAGGCCTGATAGTATTTTTTATCTGGAGAGGACAGGGCCAAAGATCAGCGGCGGCAGTACCGCCTGCCGGCAGTGAACAGTTTAAACCCAGGCCTTTTATCATGGGAATTTCCGGTCAATTTGCCGGGCAGAGATTTGATTTGGTGAGGGGGCGGTTAGTAATTGGCCGTGATTCTTCATCACAACTGGTTTATCCAACCTCTCAGGAGGAGATCAGCCGGAAACATTGTACGGTAATGTATGATGAAGCAGCTCAGAAGTTTATATTGGAGGACTCTTCTTCCAACGGCACCTATTTATCCTCCGGTGAGAGGCTTTTTCCTGGGGAGCAGTATCAATTGAATTGGGGAGAGCGTTTTTATCTTGCCCAACCCGGAGAACTATTTGAAACAAAAGTGGAGTGA
- a CDS encoding Ig-like domain-containing protein gives MKPRIKKMQVLFIFLIITILFLTVSSPFVFAYSKNSYSNGTSKNSIIYFATTTPCPTPCPDKSPATKPPGGTRVSGVQLNTNQVVLTVGSEEKLTARILPQNAPNQNVIFNSDDPSIASVDQDGTVRGESEGSTEVSVITVDGGHKDTCTVNVVPPASGLEESDDQLKEMEEEYRRILEESKKARSRYEFMTLETETQQFKSRYFDSQMFEIDVKIPDGHITGYTEDMEWYSTNPELADVIFSNNELAQVRIEKNKHGTFAIFARSKNDPDNIVDYKPFVVRSSWRPPGFNSAHVEHPNHTERDMAVFQKWLESPEYADIRARQEHELSAAYHIAKFQFDVAKALAPKSAGGMYDAVKAWEEGKYRNVFKETVLSIVPAGNLIDTIMKYNFGEDYMYEERWVPEQGEPFKDPQWFFNRP, from the coding sequence ATGAAACCCAGGATTAAGAAGATGCAGGTTCTGTTCATTTTCTTAATAATCACTATCCTTTTTTTAACAGTTTCTAGTCCTTTTGTTTTTGCATACTCAAAAAACAGTTATAGTAATGGCACTTCTAAAAATTCTATAATCTATTTTGCCACAACGACACCTTGTCCGACACCTTGCCCTGATAAATCTCCTGCTACTAAGCCTCCTGGCGGCACCCGTGTTTCTGGTGTTCAGCTGAATACAAATCAGGTGGTTCTGACGGTGGGGTCTGAAGAAAAACTTACGGCTAGAATTTTGCCGCAGAATGCTCCCAATCAGAATGTGATTTTTAACTCAGATGACCCATCCATAGCTTCCGTTGACCAGGATGGAACAGTCAGGGGAGAGAGTGAGGGAAGCACGGAAGTTTCCGTTATCACTGTGGATGGTGGGCATAAAGATACCTGCACAGTTAATGTGGTGCCGCCTGCTTCAGGTCTTGAGGAATCAGACGACCAATTAAAAGAAATGGAAGAGGAGTACAGGCGAATCCTGGAAGAGAGTAAGAAAGCTAGAAGTCGTTATGAATTTATGACTCTGGAAACGGAAACACAACAATTTAAATCAAGATATTTTGACTCACAAATGTTTGAAATTGACGTAAAAATTCCAGATGGACATATAACTGGCTATACCGAAGATATGGAGTGGTATTCCACAAACCCGGAACTGGCTGATGTTATATTTTCCAACAATGAGCTGGCGCAGGTAAGAATTGAAAAAAATAAGCACGGTACCTTTGCCATATTTGCCCGTTCTAAAAATGACCCTGATAATATCGTAGATTACAAGCCATTTGTAGTAAGAAGTTCCTGGCGCCCACCGGGCTTTAATAGTGCACATGTAGAACATCCCAATCATACGGAAAGAGACATGGCTGTTTTTCAGAAGTGGTTGGAAAGCCCTGAATATGCAGACATAAGGGCAAGGCAAGAGCATGAATTGAGTGCCGCGTACCATATTGCAAAATTCCAGTTTGATGTGGCTAAGGCTTTGGCTCCCAAATCGGCGGGGGGGATGTACGATGCAGTGAAAGCATGGGAAGAGGGGAAGTATAGAAATGTTTTTAAAGAAACGGTTCTGTCGATTGTTCCCGCTGGAAATTTAATAGACACTATCATGAAATACAATTTCGGAGAAGATTATATGTACGAAGAACGATGGGTCCCGGAACAAGGTGAACCATTTAAAGATCCACAGTGGTTTTTTAACAGGCCATAA
- a CDS encoding trypsin-like peptidase domain-containing protein: MLKSNALVSRTIMLLLVLVFVMVFNGTVLAQNSIEDAQKSVVRVTAWDANDNFLGWGSGFVVGDGEPFEYVVTNWHVVDPAMYGVGRVETKIWISSDDLVPARVFVSLPMTDMALLRIDPEHLLYGYVPLELATRDMVTTGEEVWAVGFPAATFGDFMTSYFTDTVVTKGIISKVTTFGGTGLYQTDASINPGNSGGPLLNKDGQVVGVNTWKFVDPDGQVDSVAGSVQVDYLIEVLSRRGIPYNAAGQAPPPVTEPEPTTPEPPPPAPEPEPEAAAPVSDDSGINFLYIGLGAAALLIVVLAVVLSSKGKSKPAVVVPAAPSPQPQMQAPVTQRVSAPVTRARTEPALDPVTKAKKVQPTASLKGISGQFAGQTMELVGGQLIIGRDPRLAQLVYPQSCEEISRKHATVRFDERTQKFILEDSSSNGTFLSSQERLEPGKPYYLNSGERFYVADSKEVFELKME, translated from the coding sequence ATGTTGAAAAGTAACGCTTTAGTTTCCCGCACAATTATGCTTTTACTTGTGCTGGTTTTTGTGATGGTTTTCAATGGAACAGTATTGGCACAGAATTCTATCGAGGATGCGCAAAAAAGTGTAGTACGTGTAACCGCATGGGATGCAAACGACAATTTCCTGGGCTGGGGTTCAGGATTTGTGGTGGGTGACGGAGAGCCCTTTGAATATGTGGTTACCAACTGGCATGTAGTAGACCCGGCTATGTACGGAGTAGGTAGGGTGGAAACTAAAATATGGATTTCATCTGATGACCTTGTTCCGGCCAGGGTTTTTGTCAGTCTGCCTATGACCGATATGGCACTTTTAAGGATAGACCCGGAGCATTTGCTCTATGGTTATGTGCCCTTAGAGCTGGCTACCAGGGATATGGTTACCACAGGGGAGGAAGTCTGGGCCGTAGGTTTTCCCGCTGCCACCTTTGGTGATTTTATGACCTCATATTTCACGGACACGGTGGTTACCAAAGGTATCATAAGTAAAGTAACTACCTTTGGAGGCACCGGGTTATACCAGACGGATGCCTCTATTAATCCTGGAAATTCAGGGGGCCCTCTCTTAAACAAAGACGGTCAGGTGGTTGGAGTCAATACCTGGAAGTTTGTTGATCCTGATGGTCAGGTGGACAGCGTTGCCGGTTCTGTGCAGGTGGATTACCTTATTGAAGTTTTATCTAGGAGAGGCATTCCTTATAATGCTGCCGGTCAAGCCCCGCCACCGGTGACGGAGCCTGAACCTACCACTCCGGAACCTCCTCCACCCGCTCCGGAGCCTGAACCGGAGGCAGCAGCCCCTGTATCAGATGATTCTGGAATCAACTTCTTGTATATTGGTTTGGGTGCTGCTGCACTATTAATAGTTGTATTAGCTGTTGTTCTATCAAGCAAAGGGAAGAGTAAGCCTGCAGTAGTTGTTCCTGCGGCACCGTCGCCACAGCCTCAAATGCAGGCACCGGTTACTCAACGGGTATCTGCACCGGTAACTCGGGCAAGGACTGAACCTGCTCTAGACCCGGTGACCAAAGCAAAGAAAGTTCAGCCCACAGCTTCTTTAAAGGGGATATCTGGTCAATTTGCCGGGCAGACCATGGAACTGGTAGGAGGTCAGCTGATTATCGGGCGGGATCCCAGGCTGGCACAGCTGGTTTATCCTCAGTCCTGCGAAGAAATAAGCAGAAAGCATGCAACGGTTCGTTTTGATGAAAGAACTCAAAAGTTTATTTTAGAGGATTCATCTTCCAATGGAACCTTTTTGTCCTCTCAAGAGAGGCTGGAGCCTGGGAAGCCTTATTATTTAAATTCAGGAGAGCGTTTTTATGTCGCCGATTCTAAAGAAGTTTTTGAATTAAAAATGGAGTAG
- a CDS encoding PP2C family protein-serine/threonine phosphatase: MKFQTAFISKTGGRKVNEDYCSFMESEGFGCYFLADGLGGHKGGALAASIAGEKLLEAFAAAPGFSGAHLVNYLENARQAFIAEKKRQGKFSMKTTLVVLLSDFKKVFWAHIGDSRLYYFQSGRLAFQTKDHSVPQRLASSGEISAEKIRYHEDRNRLTRAFDGDDLSRIDFLKRPVDVSNGDSFLLCSDGFWEYVLEPEMEEDLLVSRSPEAWLSSMEKRLSKRAKANHDNYSALAVMVESF, encoded by the coding sequence ATGAAATTTCAGACTGCGTTTATTTCAAAAACCGGCGGTAGAAAAGTAAATGAGGATTACTGCTCTTTTATGGAGAGTGAGGGGTTTGGCTGTTATTTTCTAGCAGATGGATTGGGGGGGCATAAGGGAGGAGCACTGGCCGCCAGCATTGCAGGGGAGAAGCTGTTGGAAGCTTTTGCGGCTGCTCCTGGTTTTTCTGGAGCACATTTAGTAAATTACCTGGAAAATGCCCGTCAGGCATTTATTGCAGAGAAAAAACGACAGGGCAAGTTTTCCATGAAGACCACCCTGGTGGTGCTTTTGTCCGATTTTAAAAAAGTGTTTTGGGCACATATTGGAGACTCCAGGTTGTATTATTTCCAATCCGGAAGGCTGGCCTTTCAAACGAAGGATCACAGTGTTCCTCAGCGTTTGGCCAGTAGTGGGGAAATCTCGGCTGAGAAAATCCGCTATCACGAGGATCGAAATCGGCTTACCCGTGCCTTTGATGGCGATGATCTATCCCGTATCGATTTTCTAAAAAGGCCGGTTGACGTAAGTAACGGAGATTCATTTTTGCTCTGTAGTGATGGATTCTGGGAATATGTCCTGGAGCCGGAGATGGAAGAAGACCTGCTAGTGTCCAGGAGTCCTGAAGCCTGGCTTTCATCCATGGAAAAAAGATTAAGTAAAAGAGCAAAAGCCAATCATGATAATTACTCTGCTTTGGCGGTTATGGTAGAAAGTTTTTAA
- a CDS encoding PP2C family protein-serine/threonine phosphatase, with the protein MVLWFKRKKKNKQKQKIPKTISVAANNSFKPVPYNCQHVGFRENQEDAFAFSDLENLELVDKKGVLAVVADGMGGLSLGEEASRVAVQTFLREFTLKDRHEPVSHCLERALKVANNSVFDLAYQDGLELDIGTTLIAAVIFKDELHWISVGDSRIYHFRQGRLTQLTRDHIFMNQLIEDVNNGKITRSEAENHPEGSFLTSYLGLPEIPEIDRSNGPLIMAPGDAVLLCSDGLYNTLSNEEIAAVFKNTKWNIAEELVREALLKNKRHQDNITVVVLFCQAVESNN; encoded by the coding sequence ATGGTTTTATGGTTCAAACGTAAGAAAAAAAATAAGCAGAAGCAGAAAATACCAAAAACCATTTCCGTGGCTGCCAATAACTCTTTTAAACCGGTTCCTTATAACTGCCAGCATGTAGGTTTCCGGGAAAATCAAGAGGATGCCTTCGCTTTTTCCGACCTGGAGAACCTGGAGCTGGTGGATAAAAAAGGGGTCCTGGCGGTGGTGGCCGATGGGATGGGGGGACTGTCCCTGGGGGAAGAAGCCAGCAGGGTAGCGGTACAAACCTTTTTAAGGGAGTTTACGTTAAAGGACCGCCATGAACCTGTTTCCCACTGCCTGGAACGGGCCCTCAAGGTTGCTAATAATTCAGTGTTTGACCTGGCATATCAAGATGGTCTGGAACTGGATATAGGTACTACCCTGATAGCAGCGGTTATTTTCAAGGATGAATTGCATTGGATCTCTGTGGGAGATAGCCGTATTTATCATTTTCGACAGGGCAGATTAACCCAGTTGACCAGGGACCATATTTTTATGAACCAATTGATTGAAGATGTCAACAATGGAAAAATCACCAGGAGTGAAGCTGAAAATCATCCCGAGGGAAGTTTTCTAACCAGTTACCTGGGCTTGCCGGAAATTCCGGAAATTGATCGAAGTAATGGTCCATTAATAATGGCTCCGGGAGATGCGGTGCTTCTCTGCAGTGATGGGTTGTATAATACTTTATCAAATGAGGAGATAGCTGCAGTTTTTAAAAACACCAAATGGAATATTGCCGAAGAACTGGTAAGGGAGGCTCTCTTAAAAAATAAACGTCATCAGGATAATATTACTGTGGTGGTTTTGTTCTGTCAGGCAGTGGAGAGTAATAATTAA
- a CDS encoding response regulator transcription factor: protein MINIIIADDQPMFCEMLAHSLGINGDFNVLGTASHGLEAVELCESFQPDIIIMDIKMDICDGVEATKIIKKRFPDIKVLILTNFDDGENVSQAIKAGIDGYIVKNSNINELYRAITDTCQGLKVFDRNSFRAISEKYAQVEPPSDKSEDILSEEHDVPFNKTELEILRLIAVGTTTAGIAKNLYLSTGTVYNYISRMMIRLGFSDRVQLIAYALRNRIIR from the coding sequence ATGATAAACATAATAATTGCCGATGACCAACCCATGTTTTGTGAAATGCTTGCTCATTCCCTGGGAATAAACGGTGATTTTAACGTGCTGGGAACAGCTTCCCATGGACTTGAAGCCGTAGAACTTTGTGAGTCTTTCCAGCCTGATATAATCATTATGGATATTAAAATGGATATATGTGATGGCGTAGAGGCTACAAAAATAATTAAAAAACGCTTTCCAGACATCAAAGTTTTAATACTTACCAACTTTGATGATGGCGAAAACGTATCCCAGGCAATCAAGGCTGGAATTGACGGGTATATTGTAAAAAATTCAAATATAAATGAACTATACCGTGCAATTACCGATACCTGTCAGGGCCTTAAAGTTTTTGATCGAAATTCCTTCCGAGCCATATCAGAAAAATACGCCCAGGTAGAACCACCAAGTGATAAATCCGAAGATATATTATCAGAAGAACATGACGTTCCCTTTAATAAGACTGAATTAGAAATATTAAGACTAATTGCCGTAGGCACCACCACTGCTGGCATAGCCAAAAATCTCTACTTATCCACCGGGACTGTTTATAATTATATTTCCAGGATGATGATACGCCTGGGTTTTTCTGACAGAGTGCAGTTGATTGCTTATGCTTTGAGAAACAGAATCATCAGATAG
- a CDS encoding FHA domain-containing serine/threonine-protein kinase, protein MDLNQLCMGCMEIKEDSIVCPNCGFEEGTAPESSVHLPPRTVLHEKYLLGRVLGQGGFGITYLAWDIYLDLKLAVKEYFPRELVYREAGYSTISIHSGTLKDQYSYGLDKFLEEGKTLAKFEGHPNIVSVRDFFKANSTAYLVMNYLEGVTLKDYLKSKGSKLSFDEALQIMMPVMDALRAVHSAGMLHRDVSPDNIFITLKGRVLILDFGAARHALGEKAKNLSIILKPGYAPEEQYRSRGIQGPWTDIYAVAATFYQAITHQMPPESLDRLDHDPIIPPSKLGVQLGVGEEKALLKALSVRAEDRYQTIAQFQEALGKAEQSPPLIYEEEEVEFAQAQTLEDYGGADTFGIMTESHVSPGIQNIPVMERFKNDAFAETINVGRAPDNDVILSDATVSRHHARLYYDSGKWYIVDLGSTHGTFVNGVPAAEDLELAPSSVIQLSGVSLYFEGDRLLTDQGQVVKFLYASSDMNSQRGNNENISGNSNSSNNKTSRTRILIAAALGLCCILILSYAAVMLWGGGKPDTQVQGQGIGVSDISNAQDSIDITVEFGTIEYDGGVYTGELKNGLPHGQGTLVYQQKSQSSGFSEIGTSSGRKYVGQWKDGMKHGQGTMTNPDGSVRRGTWENDYYVGS, encoded by the coding sequence ATGGATTTAAATCAGCTGTGTATGGGGTGCATGGAAATAAAAGAAGATTCTATAGTTTGTCCCAACTGCGGCTTTGAGGAGGGTACTGCTCCTGAATCTTCTGTGCATCTGCCACCGCGGACTGTTTTACATGAAAAATATTTGCTGGGTAGGGTTCTTGGCCAGGGGGGGTTTGGAATTACTTATCTGGCCTGGGATATTTACCTTGACCTGAAGCTGGCAGTTAAGGAGTATTTCCCTCGGGAGCTGGTTTATCGTGAAGCCGGCTACAGCACCATTTCTATTCATTCCGGAACCCTTAAGGACCAGTATTCCTACGGGTTGGATAAATTTCTTGAAGAGGGGAAAACCCTTGCTAAATTTGAAGGGCACCCCAATATAGTTTCCGTTAGGGATTTTTTTAAAGCCAACAGTACCGCCTATCTGGTTATGAATTATTTGGAAGGGGTCACCCTGAAAGATTATTTAAAATCAAAGGGCTCTAAGCTTTCCTTTGATGAAGCTCTACAGATCATGATGCCGGTAATGGATGCTCTTCGGGCAGTTCACAGTGCAGGGATGCTGCATAGGGATGTCAGCCCGGATAATATTTTTATAACTTTGAAAGGACGGGTTCTTATTCTGGATTTTGGGGCTGCTCGTCATGCCCTGGGAGAAAAAGCCAAGAACCTTTCTATTATTTTAAAGCCGGGCTATGCTCCGGAGGAGCAGTACAGAAGTAGGGGAATCCAAGGACCCTGGACAGATATTTATGCGGTGGCAGCTACGTTTTACCAGGCCATTACACACCAGATGCCTCCTGAGTCTTTGGATCGGTTGGATCATGACCCTATAATTCCGCCCTCAAAGCTTGGGGTGCAGCTGGGAGTTGGAGAGGAGAAGGCACTGCTGAAGGCTCTTTCTGTAAGGGCGGAAGATCGTTACCAGACTATTGCCCAATTCCAGGAAGCTCTAGGGAAAGCAGAACAGTCTCCACCTCTAATCTATGAAGAGGAAGAGGTTGAGTTTGCCCAGGCACAAACTCTCGAGGATTACGGTGGCGCAGATACTTTTGGGATAATGACCGAAAGTCACGTTTCCCCTGGCATACAAAATATACCTGTGATGGAACGTTTTAAGAATGATGCTTTTGCTGAGACGATTAATGTTGGCAGGGCACCAGATAATGATGTAATTCTTAGTGATGCCACTGTATCCCGTCATCATGCCCGTTTATATTATGATTCTGGAAAATGGTATATTGTCGACCTTGGCAGTACCCACGGAACCTTTGTTAATGGGGTGCCGGCTGCAGAAGATTTAGAATTAGCGCCATCATCTGTGATTCAGTTAAGTGGGGTAAGTTTATATTTTGAAGGTGACAGACTTCTAACTGATCAGGGGCAGGTAGTAAAGTTTTTGTATGCTTCCTCAGATATGAATAGTCAAAGGGGTAATAATGAAAATATTTCAGGGAATAGCAATTCTTCTAATAATAAAACTTCAAGAACAAGAATATTAATTGCAGCAGCCCTTGGATTATGTTGTATTCTAATTCTTTCTTATGCAGCCGTTATGTTGTGGGGCGGAGGGAAGCCTGATACCCAGGTTCAAGGCCAGGGGATTGGCGTAAGTGATATCAGTAATGCCCAAGATTCCATTGATATTACTGTTGAATTCGGTACTATTGAGTATGATGGTGGGGTGTATACCGGAGAGCTGAAAAATGGTTTGCCCCATGGGCAGGGTACCTTGGTTTACCAGCAGAAAAGCCAGTCATCGGGGTTTAGTGAAATCGGCACCTCCAGTGGACGAAAATATGTCGGCCAGTGGAAAGATGGTATGAAACACGGTCAAGGAACGATGACCAACCCCGATGGATCCGTCCGGAGGGGCACCTGGGAAAACGATTATTATGTAGGCTCCTAG
- a CDS encoding DUF4013 domain-containing protein, producing MAWQLQVIKGPDQGVKVGFSGSSIVIGREPSRCGLVLSDGDVSRHHARLTLYEGRAFQLEDMGSTNGTFVNKSRIKEAVLLNPNDSFRVGSSTITLLWTAEKTVPLSLAQVLKIPFAADRGYIKLLIGALFSAIPLAHFLVDGYRYRLMKDSATGMMELPEWDSWTELLVNGFLFWLVQLIYLFIPGFMSIWFFIRVVRQTSNVPGLPEAGLMLSLVLFLLCLFFLPMSWAHFAATGHFSSAFQISFIASRIKAVGARYAAVLLLLAAMWFMLAMLSLIPFVGIIILVVLGFYIRAVSSLLYGELYRISLDVSFEPAALN from the coding sequence ATGGCATGGCAGTTGCAAGTAATCAAAGGTCCTGACCAGGGGGTTAAAGTAGGATTCAGCGGCAGCTCTATTGTTATCGGGCGTGAACCATCACGGTGCGGATTGGTGCTGTCCGATGGGGATGTTTCCCGCCACCATGCCCGGCTAACCTTATATGAAGGCAGGGCTTTTCAGCTGGAAGATATGGGGAGCACCAATGGCACTTTTGTTAATAAAAGCCGGATTAAAGAAGCGGTGCTGTTGAACCCCAATGATTCTTTTCGGGTAGGTAGTTCCACAATTACACTGTTATGGACAGCTGAAAAAACAGTTCCTTTATCACTGGCCCAGGTTTTAAAGATTCCTTTTGCTGCTGATAGGGGTTATATAAAATTATTAATTGGTGCCCTTTTCTCCGCGATTCCTTTGGCACACTTTTTGGTAGACGGTTACCGCTACCGTCTGATGAAAGACAGCGCAACCGGCATGATGGAATTACCGGAATGGGACAGCTGGACAGAACTCCTGGTTAATGGATTTTTATTTTGGCTGGTGCAGCTGATTTATTTATTTATCCCAGGTTTTATGAGTATATGGTTTTTCATACGGGTGGTTCGGCAGACAAGTAATGTCCCCGGGCTGCCGGAAGCAGGTTTAATGCTGAGCCTGGTACTGTTTCTGCTCTGCCTCTTTTTCCTGCCTATGTCCTGGGCTCATTTTGCCGCTACCGGACATTTCAGCAGTGCCTTTCAAATAAGCTTTATAGCTTCTCGTATAAAAGCGGTAGGGGCACGGTATGCTGCTGTTTTGTTGTTACTGGCAGCCATGTGGTTTATGCTGGCAATGCTTTCACTCATACCTTTTGTGGGTATCATTATCTTAGTTGTGCTGGGATTTTATATTAGAGCGGTCTCTTCTCTTCTTTACGGAGAGCTTTACAGGATTTCGCTGGATGTTTCCTTTGAACCGGCAGCCCTAAACTAA